The stretch of DNA ATGATActtcaattcaagtctaatgaactttgaaatttttaaattctacaaacaatgtcgaaacctatcaaatcaagtccgattgacctcaaattttgcacacaagtcataaattacataacgaagctattcctatttgcggaatcagattccgaccccgatatcaaaatgttaacctcccggtcaaactttctaaatattcaatttttgccatttcaagcctaattccactacggacctccaaataattttctagacacgctcctaactccaaaatcaccataccgaGCTATTCtaatcatcataattcaaatccgaggtcgtttacaaataagtcaacatctggttggcttttccaacttaagttttaattAGGAGacaaagtgtctcatttcacttcaaaatctctctggacccgaaccaactaatctgataggtcataatacagctataaagcacaaatagagtagtaatgggggaacatggctgtaatactcaaaacaatcggtcgggtcattacattctccccaacttaaacataccttcgtcctcgaacgtgccaagagttgttttcaagtcatcaaatcactattccatcttaccacacacgtacccgggggtgatcccacgtcaccctattctatataggcttggcaacacaatacaactgaaaatcattaatttaacattagcccataaaccttggaatttaaatTCCCAATATTTAAAATTTCTTACAAGGCCCGAATCTCACagttacacattgtataagtcagaacaagctgcatcgagccataactataaccacagatataatcacctaacatattataCAACTCGcacgctcgtagcaccattcctgatcacagtaactaccccaaaatcaaccaagtactagtattaaaccccttatcaagccaaacctcattccaaaatctTTGTAcgctgttgataataaaagaaacacgcagaatctcgtaaccccttatcagatcaacaagtcatggagctctctcaccccaacccgaaccataatcactttctacgctgactttcaatattatcctcctgaatataccgtaatcaaacttgATAATATagattctaggtccaatgaccttatattatcaaacacaactatcccacagacatgcctcaccaatataactcatGGCCACAAATCGTGCCATCCGTGctccaatacgcaacaattcaaatgtactcagtcatggaaaatgtcttaaatgagaGAACTACCCCTCAAGATTAACAAGTATCGCCACAAGAAAATACTGAAAAAttcatcacacaccgtagaaccatcacacgattctaacacaacgttcataccttaacataactccgctgcaatgcataaccccatccaaacgctggtccatattatatacctcgagTCACCCTGCTCGgaatcaataaccacagagaggcaaatgacagaATGCCATGCTCAAACCCGAAAGAATATAACTaatacgcaatcaatcatgcaatatcCAAAATCTAattaatcgtgatggcacctaacccaacccgctaggtaagtcaattatcaactatccaattttaatgaaattaataaggcaattagttaaaagaaaataaatgaaactaatacatttccccaagaactggtagtacaaatcacgagcttctaagaaaagagtatacaaagctggtatgaagtaaatacatcatctgtttgaaaagtacataaacagagttttatgaatccaaggctaccatgaacaagaggtagttACAACCgcaacgcaggtacatcttcagatccagctcccaatgaacacagcaacatcaacaaccaacatttatacgcaaggtgcagaagtgtagtatgagtagaaccgaccccatgtactcaataagtaacaaacctaacattaggttgaaagtagtgacgagcttgtaccaaggttagagtccaactccaataaccaacaacaattcataacaacataaagcaagtaataaaagaagtaactcaaagaataaatgctcagctaaatcatgactttcgaaaatagttttgcctttcaagtgtatcaatAAAAATaccaagtcgtttaccgaagttgccaaaatatgaataagtctaaaaacagtaattttcccaaaaattctttcaataataaataagatgtttcattttctttccagctAGCCAGTGTTAAaccaatgcatcactatgcctatatatcaacatgtgtgagaagtcatgaatgacatgataacgtacaacatgaggaaaatacatctctatgcatgtatgtcatgtgtgcatgtcaatgcaatgtatctcagagatgaactcatgtactcacactctcagagtactcaatctcactttctcacacattccactcatcatgatCAATcattcggtactgtatatggccaacccGGCCTAGAGAAGATCCATCACGAAATACActcatcaactgatcatcagtcactcagtactgagtagggccaatccagcccatgaagatgatccatctccaggtataaagTTCTTCGGACAAGATTTAtatccaaggaagatccatccctcaataatatcaactacGCTCATTGAGGGTGTGTGCGgaatccggaggggctccttaagcccaagcgctataatccgcacagacaactcacgtgccatattatcaatatcaaaatcaatcaggccctcggcctcgctcagtcatcaatctctccagtctctctctcacgggctcacaatgtcatgaaactagcccgaaaataatgatatgatgtatcaataattaacaaacagagactgagatatgatatgcatatgaatgcgtgtgACTGAGTATGAATGCAATGACTGACTATGTAAtgcaagtctgattgacctcaaatttaccacataagtcataaatgacataacgaacctattcccagttccagaatcggattccgaccccgatctCAAAAAGTCATccctcagtcaaacttcccaaaaatttaatttttgccatttcacgtctaattccactacggacctccaaataaattttcggacacgctcctaaatgcaaaattaccatacgaaactattgaaatcatcagaattcaaatccgaggttgtttacacataagtcaatatccgatcgacttttccaacGTAATTTTTAAATTacgagactaagtatctcattttacTTCAAAATCtctcggacccgaactaactaatttgataggtcataatacagctataaagcacaaatagagTAGTAAATAAggaaacggggctgtaatactcaaaacgaccggccgagttgttacaatatataattcatatataacaGGTGTATAATCATGTGTAATCGatatatcatctatgtatattagctataaaaagtaaataataaatttgtccggatatttatttaaGAGTTCACTACAGTCGCAACAATCCAAATTTGTCCTTCCTAAAAAGAAGAACTAAAGTTGTAGCAATGTATCTAGCAAATTTGATTGTTGGAATATCAATATAAATGCTAAGGAGCATAAACATTGAAAATTCCATTATATTCCATTAAAAGATGATGTCCAAAACCAAAGAGATAAGCAACGATAAGCATAGATATTCAATTAGTTTCATTAATATCGCTTACTAATTTTTGAATCTGAGTTTATAAGGTTTGATAGCATCATATTCCATTAAATGATGATGTCCAAAACCAATTAAATAAGAAGCAATAAGCATTATTATTCAATACCTTCTCATTTATGTCTCTTATTAATTTGTTGATACGAGATTATGAGATTTGGTACAATTTTACATATTAGAATAATAAATCAGACGTGCATAACGACATATCACATAAACATAAGCATTTAGGCTTTCACTCTGAAGTTCCAGATTGTGAATTACTAATAAACTTATGTAACATGGAttctaaaaaatatatatctgTGCAAATTATGGAAAACAAATAGTGTTTTTAGATCCAACACTGTTTTACATACACAACATAACATAAGTTAAATACTAAAGGAGTTTAATAGATTAATCACCTCCATGCAGTCGACCAATTCTCTAATAGTTTTAACTTCTACAATTCCAGTAGCCAACTCATCAGAAACAGAATAACTACGCTGAGAAGGTATTTGATTGATCCTGGAAGAGTTAGCTTCATTCAAACTTGCCAATCTGCATTTACGCAAGGTTGTATTAGTTTTAACTATAAACAATGATTTTTTTAGTATCCACGTAAACTTAATTTATCAAATAATTAATCTGGTCTTAAAATCAACAGCTTGAGGAAGATTCGGATTAATCCAGAGCTTTGAGGCATGCCAAGTATTACGCACAGAATATTTGCCTATATATAACATTAGTTTCAGAACAAAAGTTAACATAAAATAAATCTCCCATGTCATCAAGACAATTGAAATACCTTGAAATTTGTGAGCTTTTATCAGTTGCATAACCACTATGACTGGTTGATGAGGTGATCCCTCCCAATGTGGCAAGATCTGGTTTACGAATTCTCCTCAAAATGTTGCCGAAATTTATTCCTCCTTCATAAATTATATAACAAATTAATAACATGGCGATAAGTAATCTTGTTAAAACATATAACAAAGTAAAGTCATAGACGCAATCTTACTCATGATCTTCAAGTTCCACATTCATAAAAGTGCTGGTCTTATCACCTTGGTTATGTGATTCTACTTCACCATAACTTACAACCTCTCTTATGACATctataatactccctccgttccaatttatttgaacttgtttgactgggcacaaagtttttaaaaaaataaagatttttggaATTTCTGGTcttaaaaaattgaaaaagggCCCTAAAGTATTTGTGTGATtttaaaaacttctcattaaaggtagaattgtaagtttaagcaaacttgtttccaaatttagaaaggggtcattctttttggaaagaaccaaaaagaaaataggttcacataaactggaacagaggtagtattttaaaataatagtcaCGACAAAGTTAATAAGACATTCAAATGAAAGAACCGCGAAAGGAATACTTACCGAAGAGTTCACTttattcaacaccaagtttattTACCAAATACTCACAAGGTCTTAAGACGAAGATACTCATACGAAAAAGATGATCATTTGATTTCTCTACAGCCGTCTTATGAGTAAATGCCAACTTCAATTTATGTCGCGTGTATTTAAGTTTCATATGATTTGGTCCAACCACAAAGTTTTTCATAAAGTACAAACCCAATTCCGTTTTCTTTGGTTTGAACATACGTATAAGAGACCGACCAACAGTCGCATGAATCCGATCGCCCTAGAAAAACACAGTTCATAAAAAATATTGAGTCAGGCAAATACTCAGTTGTATAGTGCTGTCACGAcctcaaattccctccgtagaatgtcgtgatggcacctagtgtcTAAGACcgggtaagcctatcaatgcagaaaaataataaatatctgaaataaataaactacaatttaaataattttaactaattacaactcccaaaacccggaagaAATAAGTCaagagcttctaagaatttattcgcTATGTCTCTATGCATCAGAGTCTAAAGTAAATAAGGAAAtgacataacaagaatagaagggaaCTCCAGAGTCTGCgaatgctggcagatatacctcgaagtctctgtgcACAGATACTCACTgatgtctaggctggtaagaagtacctggatctgcacaaaaagatgcgcagaagcgtagtatgagtacaccacagcggtacccagtaagtgccaagcctaacctcggtagagtagtgaagaGGTCATGTCAGgtcctactgaaaaataataataaatagcaTGATAAAAATGTTTAAcattataataagataaaatgacaatggaaatgagtcaagtagtatgtcacatttaattacaccaaataatggcaaataaatacctcgtggaaacaaaacaaaattcttttcaactttaagaaaatcacaacaataatcaaaggcaactacgaccataaatcaatatcaataagggcactcccgaggtaccgcctcgtagtcccaactcataaataaattcacaatatctcattttcttatctcaccgcgggagccttcacaatttattttaaggaaaatattttttccgaaatagcatcccgtattttagtcatcCTTAACataccacatgacttctagtagtctcCCTTACTATCCACGTGTATAAAGCCAGCTttttctcaccgcatgcgtttaaatacccagatcttataccaccgcatgtgtatcacatcacaatatatcacaatttgcacctcaagtgcttcaaataatttaacttgccaaaataattcaacaacaataatttttcacaataaagagctcactgctcatgccaaaataaatcatcaataataattttccacaataaagagttcatggatcatgccaaaataaatcatcaataataattttccacaataaagagctcacagctccatcacaatgagtgtgaaaattttacaaaatattcagaaataaataattcaggaaaataatatttcaaaatctttaatacgttgcttcaatacccaatttaaaaatgtcaaatacttcgtatcaataatatttaatttaaagaaaatcaatcttcaaataatgcacagaataaaagaaaccaaatttcagccaacatgtaaaacaattagcaggagaaggtcaaacaaatttaaaatataaatatttaatcaatgatgaagaatataacaagatagaataatttaataaatgcgcaacagtgatctaaaaatataaactttcacatttagcccgtttACACACTCGTcgcctcatgtacacgactttcaatacatttcaataatcacatcaatatcaatcctaggaaaaatttttcccacacaaggttagacaagtcacttaccacAACAAGTCACTTGCTCCGATTTAATCACGTAGTATGTCTTTTCCTCTATTTTCCAACTCTGATCGACtcaaatctaatcataattaattcgatacagtcaacaaaaattatagaatcaatttcataagaaaatactactatttttaataaaatccgaaattaactcaaacaaacgcacgtggggcccacatctcagaatccgatgaaagttacgaaatatgaatacccattaaatcacgagtccaaccataccatatttactaaaatccgacatcaacttgacctctaaatttcaaattctcattttgcaATCCCTatgcccaaatcctctaatttcacctcaaaaacatgtactCTATttgaaatattcaatgataatccaatataattgactaacaatgatcacatgtgacttacctcaagattttccaTGAAATATCTCTGAATAATCGCTCAAAATCGTGTTgcaaatgtccaaaaatgacaaaaatatcggaaaCCCTTCTATTTTGTAATTTGTTagggctttcgcacctgcgaggtccaTATGCGCTCCACAGTCACCAACCCagccttcgcttctgcgctttTCAGCTCGCACCTGCTGAAAGCGCTTGTGCGAGTTCCTGTCCGCTGTTGTGAACCTTGCGCACCTGTGAGGTCCATTGCGCTTCtgtgtggtcgcacctgcgaaccaaattccgcaggtgcgattacaccagaaggcagaaacttCAGATTTTTTTTCTAAGTctgaatttgatctgttaaccatctgaaactcacccgagaccctcggcactttaaccaaatacaccaacatgtcctaaaatattatacgaccTTGCTCGCGCGATTAAATTGTCAAAATagcacctaaaactacgaatcagacaccaaatcaaaggaaattttcaagaaaactttaaatgttatatttttacaaaaagggcgtccgaatcacgtcaaatcaactttgtttcttaccaaatttggcagacaagtcataaatattatagtggacctatattgggctccggaaccaaaatacggactcggtgtcaataaatccaacatcagtaaattcttaaaaatcctTAAGCTTTCAAGATTTTAAttattcatcaaaattctatatctcgggttagagacctcggaatttgattccgggcatacgcccaagtcccaaatcatgatacggacctatcaaaatagttaaaatactgatccgagtccgtttgttcaaaatattgacgaaagtcaacttagttgagttttaaggcttcaattcacattttaatccatttttcacaaaaaCAAATTCgcaaaattttacggactatgcacgcaagtcgatgaatgataaatagtactttttaaggtcttagaacatagaataaattattaaatttaaaaataatattttgggtcatcacaagtgtTGTCTTAGATTATATTAAACAATCAAGCACCAATGGGTAAAACATAATATGTGAATTCCTGCCTTTGCAAAATAACAATTAATGCGGATTTTAGGGTGATTACTGTTCATTATACAGTGTTGTCTCAGATTATATTAAACAACTAATTTAGGGTTTATATCTAAAATTAAGGAAGAAGTCATCTGCTCAAACATACCTCGAATTAGATTTTGGTTAGAGATGAAAGAATGTAATAGTGTCTGAAAAATTGTGAATTTTGTCCAAGTAGAAATCCCTCAATTTTAGATAATAAAAATTCCGATCTGAGGAGGTGTTAACCATTTATGATTTTGTATAACATACCTTGTTTCTTGTTGCAGAGTTTCTTCTCTTCttcaatgtgatgacccaaaaagtcatctttaaacttaataattatttctatgttttgagacctcaaatagcactattcatcgttcctcgacttgcatgtgtagtccgtataatattttggaaagtttttatatgaaaaattgattaaaatgcgaaatagagccttaaaacttaattaagttaactttggtcaacattttgaacaaacagactcggatcagtattttgatagtttcggtaggtctatatcatgatttaagacttgggcgtatacccggaattaaATTTGGAGATACCGAGCTCAAGTTATGGCCTTTTAAcggaaattagaaatttaaaggctaaagatttccaaagtttgaccacatatttgactttttgctatcgggatcggaatccaatTCCAGAAAATTataatagctctgttatgttatttatgacttgtgtgtcaaaTTTAAAGTCGTTACGGATTCATataatatgtttcggcacaagttttggtaaatggaaaagtttgaaactcttaagctcgaatcgaggtgtgaattgtaatttcgatgttaattgatgtgatttgaaacctcgagtaagtacgtattatgttacgggacttgttgggataatTGGACGAGGTTTCGAgtggctcgggcgagtttcggacatgtttcagagcatttttgcaaaatctacgagttctggttctggtgtttcgcacttgCGACTTTTCGAGCGCAAGTGCGGCACCGCTTCTGTGGCTCCTTCATGCTCTTCTGCGCAGCTGCAAATGCGGCTCAAGTTCCACAGATATGGACACACGCTGGGCCagccatttcgcagatgcgagattatTCTCACAAATGCGAACTCGCAGATGCGAAAGTAAGTCTGCAGATGCGTAAATGCTACACAAAATGCTTTAAAATcgggagttagccatttttactcatttttgagttttgagtctcagaTTTAGGCGACTTCAAAGGGAGTTTTCACgaatttgaattgggtaagtgttctataaccaaaagtgattatattttataaatccatgtctatattcatcatttatttcggatttagatggaagaaattgaaatttttgtaaaactttctaaaaacaaaaaattaagatttgtaggtccatttgacatcaaaatttggtaatttttatatggttggactcatttcggaacgagtgttcggatttcgtaagtttttatgagatttgagacgtgggccccactgttgattttttagaTCAATTTCTGATTTTAATccagaaaatttataaattcgtatgaaattaattcctatgatttgtattgagtatattgaaatgtttatgactagatttgaggatttcagacacgaattcgtgaggcaatggtttattggattcttgaatttggttgcaaagcgaggtaagtgtcgtggttaaccttgacttgatggagtaggacttatttgtctatttgctacgtgatttaatgtgcgggtacaatgtatatatgaggtgacgagtacttatgcgttatgGTTGAGTCAAAGTATGCGGgtgaaatttgtttattgtgaataattgcctatttagttaagatattcctgcttaagtgtattattgattatttgatcattatttgtgaaattattagtcatttaattattgttgattattttggaaggtga from Nicotiana tomentosiformis chromosome 11, ASM39032v3, whole genome shotgun sequence encodes:
- the LOC108946247 gene encoding uncharacterized protein translates to MWNLKIMRGINFGNILRRIRKPDLATLGGITSSTSHSGYATDKSSQISRLASLNEANSSRINQIPSQRSYSVSDELATGIVEVKTIRELVDCMEEGQIWIVATVVNS